Proteins encoded by one window of Cylindrospermum stagnale PCC 7417:
- a CDS encoding cadherin domain-containing protein — MAQSTKTVVFIDPTVADYQNLVNGVEPGTLVFILDPRRDGIRQITENLAGLTDVDSLQIISHGAEGSLSLSSTLLNSESLNGYGSELQQWGKSLTATGDILLYGCDVAQGVVGKAFVQQISQLTGADVAASDDLTGSAALGGDWSLEYATGLIEAPLALQVQVMEAYSSVFTILSTVFLPNNYYQFNGSIYHLSTYAPWQEAQNEAESLGENLVTINSQAEQDWLVNTFTFGSQTFWIGLTDQVTEGQFRWANGETSTYTNWEPGEPNNTNNREHYVAMYGNGRWNDNSEYASFVGIIEVKLSQWQGTKIPENQARGVIGNFSTTDSNPNNTFTYSLVEGTGATDNSLFTIINNQLETYTVFDYETKNSYSIRVQATDQSGYSYEQEITFGVSNVIEYPTGITISNKSVAENTVGAIIGTLAVINPDAGSSYSFSTYDYRFEVVNGQLKLKAGESLNFETEPTIYVTITATDNVRPYLSDTSTLILNVTNVNEAPTDITLSNNSLAENAVAAVIGTLTVSDPDASSSYNFSVNDTRFEVVNGQLKLKAGQSLNYEAEPTVNLVITATDNGNLSVTRSFSLNVTNVNEAPTAITLSNNSVAENAVGAVIGTLAVTDPDAVNPIVGMLMIGSPNASSNHSFSINDNRFEVVNGQLKLKAGQSLNYEVEPTVNLNITATDNGTPSLSLTRSFSLNVSNVNEVPTAITLSNNSLAENAVAAVIGTLTVSDPDAGSSHSFSVNDTRFEVVNGQLKLKAGQSLNFEAEPTVNLNITATDNGTPSLSLTRSFTLNVSNVNEVPTAITLSNNSLAENAVAAVIGTLTVSDPDAGSSHSFSVNDSRFEVVNGQLKLKAGQSLNFEAEPTVNLNITATDNGTPSQSFTRSFTLNVSNVNEAPVVEDQTFIIDPTISLDENSKQAIGKVVATDPEGDEITYSIIEGNDNNYFSIDANTGVITANDITQLDFNTNSSYTLGLRISDIKGMINNKFITLMGRTIEPKKNLSTISNFRDLNPSIEFGEYINTGLSFIKDGGDFYKWISDSSESKVDTSGKTVITYSFFNNTESYQGNERVYELTSETKNNIRRILGQIIPSFINVQFEEVVENGSGHYGQIRYMGSNMGAILSSSQYAYANNPNPNKPLSGDVHLSYWNDNNTSTSGFQSKPGSVGFSALIHETLHALGLNHPGNYNGEQKAAVRDNTDIAYGDDNSTNTIMSYNGVRNNTTPMPYDIKALQFLYGSNAQYKSNNNIYQFTEVDKFKVDGGIPYTDLFFNTNYRLKQTIWDAGGIDTLDFSALPNLNSPNNSNDYYFFDLKGQGLDGYPYTAAGVKSGIITTNNSLTGDRYTALGEPSPSNHFTTNFGTAIAFGVTLENVEGSDYKDHIIGNNVANRFNGNAGDDTLDGNAGDDTLNGGEGNDILNGGEGNDTLDGGVGNDTLNGNAGDDTLNGNAGDDILNGGEGNDTLDGGEGNDILNGDVGFDAATYENQQNSIQLRDNGGGNSTASFAANGQTYTHQLQSIEKFELGQGNDYITVANPSDYFSFDGGPGEDTLDYSGLVPGTVRVKSDSFSFGSNWGRVEIGNVTQYYSSIEKIILPNNTFTVDENSEQGKPVGRVAPSQASDNLTYNIIPGNNNNAFAINQTTSEITVSGDAKLNYETPSKSYQLKVEANDSTTNLKVTANITINLRDLNEAPTDITLSNDEVVEKVPGAAISDVQVSDEDANSSHSFSVSDNRFEVIDVIDGWLLKLKDSQSLNYQDGSTVSFYIEATDNGGLSYSKRFTLTVINQPEDNNDSSSEDGGDGLPPPPPFGFGGGGGGGGGDQQTIKNIGKFFALNENTIQNTVVGSVGYGDNHIYSIIFGNNNNAFAINSNTGQITVNVNTMLDFETIPAYQLIVQATDGTGNVVGRGQVIINLRNVNEAPTLKQALTDQTATEDSAFTFIIPSDTFSDVDAGDVLTYSATLEDGNSLPNWLTFNAATRTFNSTPTNSEVGGISIKIEAKDKSGLVATDTFILTVANTNDTPVLKNAIVDQLFGSNTPLSFSIPENTFSDIDIGDSLSYTAIKEDGSPLPNWLNFNPTTRTFTGTPTLADVGLLNIKVIVTDTSRATASDTFVLNIRNLTGTPNDDTIIGTAHNDKIEGLGGNDTLDGGAGVDTLIGGTGNDTYIVDTITDTITENANEGTDTIQSSVSFSLAALTNVENLTLTGTAAINGTGNTGNNVITGNSGNNTLNGGAGNDTLDGGAGVDTLIGGTGNDTYIVDTITDTITENANEGTDTIQSSVSFSLAALTNVENLTLTGTAAINGTGNTGNNVITGNGGNNTLNGGAGNDILDGGAGADTLIGGTGEDIYIVDTTTDTITENANEGTDTIQSSVSFSLADLANVENLTLTGTDAINGTGNAGNNAITGNSGNNTLDGGAGNNTLSGDAGIDTLIGGTGDDVYIVDTTTDTITENANEGTDTIQSSVTFSLADLANVENLTLTGTDAINGTGNAANNVITGNIANNTLSGDAGIDTLIGGTGDDVYIVDTTTDTITENANEGTDTIQSSVTFSLADLANVENLTLTGTDAINGTGNAGNNAITGNSGNNTLNGGAGIDTLIGGLGNDIYIVDTTTDTITENAGEGTDTIQSSVTFSLAALANVENLTLTGTAAINATGNAANNVITGNAVNNTLNGGAGIDTLIGGLGNDIYIVDSTTDTITENAGEGTDTIQSSVTFSLANLPNIENLTLTGTAAINGTGNAGNNIITGNSGNNTLDGGAGIDTLIGGLGNDIYIVDTTTDTITENAGEGTDTIQSSVTFSLANLPNIENLTLTGTAAINGTGNAGNNAITGNSGNNTLNGGAGIDTLIGGLGNDIYIVDTTTDTITENAGEGTDTIQSSVTFSLANLPNIENLTLTGTSAINGTGNAGNNAITGNSGNNTLNGGAGIDTLIGGLGNDIYIVDTTTDTITENAGEGTDTIQSSVTFSLANLPNIENLTLTGTAAINGTGNAGNNIITGNNGNNTLNGGAGIDTLIGGLGNDIYIVDTTTDTITENAGEGTDTIQSSVTFSLANLPNIENLTLTGTAAINGTGNAGNNIITGNNGNNTLNGGAGDDTLYGGAGINTLIGGLGDDIYVVDTTTDTITENAGEGTDTIQSSVTFSLANLPNIENLTLTGTAAINGTGSAGSDIITGNSGNNTLNGGAGNDTLIGGAGDDILNGGTGDNTYIFDADTSQGADTINETIIALKTDHDRYVSALSAQESPSYDLVADRTEVQGWEKFTLINTGDGKIALKTDHDRYVSAQESPSYDLVADRTEVQGWEKFTLINTGDGKIALKTDHDRYVSAQESPSYDLIADRIEVQGWEKFTVIDASNGTLDFSATTTKTINLDLSLAGQQSLNENLSLTLGMTIGSQTFINVENAIGGSLNDTLRGNDLNNLLKGNEGDDILTGGLGKDTLTGGLGADRFDYRNLADSVFSNYDVITDFTATAGNDLFLVSTARTGFSNAGTVATLDTVGIAAALTNANFGSNFAAQFTFGSRTFVAINDATAGFNATADAVIEVTGLTGALGLNNFTTTLV, encoded by the coding sequence ATGGCACAATCTACCAAAACAGTCGTTTTCATTGATCCTACGGTTGCAGATTACCAGAATCTGGTTAATGGTGTCGAACCAGGCACATTGGTGTTTATTCTTGACCCCAGACGGGATGGTATTAGGCAAATTACTGAGAATTTAGCAGGACTTACAGACGTTGATAGCCTTCAGATTATCTCTCACGGTGCAGAGGGTAGTTTGTCACTTAGTTCAACTTTGCTGAACTCGGAAAGCCTCAATGGTTATGGTTCAGAATTGCAACAGTGGGGTAAATCTCTCACGGCTACAGGAGACATCTTGCTGTATGGTTGTGATGTTGCTCAGGGAGTTGTAGGTAAAGCTTTTGTACAGCAAATTAGTCAGTTAACTGGGGCAGATGTAGCAGCATCTGATGATTTGACTGGTAGTGCTGCACTGGGTGGAGACTGGTCATTAGAATATGCCACTGGATTGATTGAAGCGCCTCTGGCTTTGCAGGTTCAGGTAATGGAGGCTTATAGTTCCGTCTTCACAATCCTCAGCACTGTATTCTTACCCAATAATTACTACCAGTTTAATGGGTCTATCTATCACCTCAGTACCTATGCCCCATGGCAAGAAGCTCAAAATGAAGCAGAAAGTTTAGGGGAAAATCTTGTCACCATCAACTCTCAAGCAGAGCAAGATTGGTTAGTCAATACCTTTACCTTTGGTAGTCAAACTTTTTGGATTGGGTTGACAGACCAGGTGACAGAAGGCCAGTTCAGGTGGGCGAACGGTGAAACCTCTACTTATACTAACTGGGAGCCAGGTGAACCAAATAATACAAATAACAGAGAACATTATGTGGCGATGTACGGTAATGGCAGATGGAATGATAACAGTGAATATGCCTCTTTTGTAGGTATCATTGAAGTCAAGTTGTCTCAGTGGCAAGGCACTAAAATACCGGAAAATCAGGCTCGTGGAGTAATTGGTAATTTTAGTACCACAGACTCAAATCCTAATAACACCTTCACCTATAGCTTAGTAGAAGGAACAGGTGCAACTGATAACAGTCTCTTTACGATTATCAATAATCAACTCGAAACCTACACTGTATTTGATTACGAAACTAAAAACAGTTACAGCATTAGAGTTCAAGCCACAGACCAAAGTGGGTACTCCTACGAACAAGAAATAACTTTTGGTGTAAGCAACGTCATCGAATACCCAACAGGTATTACTATATCTAACAAAAGTGTAGCAGAAAATACAGTTGGTGCAATCATTGGTACATTAGCAGTTATTAACCCCGATGCGGGTAGCAGTTATAGCTTCAGCACCTATGATTACCGCTTTGAAGTGGTGAATGGACAACTCAAACTCAAAGCCGGTGAAAGTCTCAACTTTGAAACTGAACCCACCATTTATGTGACTATTACCGCCACAGATAACGTTAGACCCTATTTGAGCGACACAAGTACTTTAATTCTGAATGTCACCAACGTCAACGAAGCCCCGACAGATATTACTTTATCTAACAACAGCCTGGCAGAAAATGCCGTGGCTGCGGTGATTGGCACATTAACAGTTAGTGACCCCGATGCAAGTAGTAGTTATAACTTCAGCGTCAATGACACCCGTTTTGAAGTGGTGAATGGACAACTCAAACTCAAAGCCGGTCAAAGTCTCAACTATGAAGCTGAACCCACTGTTAACCTGGTTATTACTGCCACAGATAATGGCAATCTGAGTGTAACTCGTAGCTTCAGCCTGAATGTCACCAACGTTAACGAAGCTCCTACAGCCATCACTTTATCTAACAACAGTGTGGCAGAAAATGCTGTTGGTGCGGTGATTGGCACATTAGCAGTCACTGACCCTGATGCTGTTAATCCAATAGTTGGGATGTTAATGATTGGTAGTCCCAATGCGAGTAGTAATCATAGCTTCAGCATCAATGACAACCGCTTTGAAGTGGTGAATGGACAACTCAAACTCAAAGCCGGTCAAAGTCTCAACTATGAAGTTGAACCCACTGTTAACTTGAATATTACCGCCACAGATAACGGTACACCCTCTCTGAGTTTGACACGTAGCTTCAGCCTGAACGTCAGTAATGTTAATGAAGTCCCCACAGCCATCACTCTATCTAACAACAGCCTGGCGGAAAATGCCGTGGCTGCGGTGATTGGCACATTAACAGTGAGTGACCCCGATGCAGGTAGTAGTCATAGCTTCAGTGTCAATGACACCCGTTTTGAAGTGGTGAATGGACAACTCAAACTCAAAGCCGGTCAAAGTCTCAACTTTGAAGCTGAACCCACTGTTAACTTGAATATTACCGCCACAGATAACGGTACACCTTCCCTGAGTTTGACACGTAGCTTCACCCTGAATGTGAGTAATGTTAATGAAGTCCCCACAGCCATCACCTTATCTAACAACAGCCTGGCAGAAAACGCCGTGGCTGCGGTGATTGGCACATTAACAGTGAGTGACCCCGATGCAGGTAGTAGTCATAGCTTCAGTGTCAATGACAGTCGCTTTGAAGTGGTGAATGGACAACTCAAACTCAAAGCCGGTCAAAGTCTCAACTTTGAAGCTGAACCCACTGTTAACTTGAATATTACCGCCACAGATAACGGTACACCCTCCCAGAGTTTCACACGTAGCTTCACCCTGAATGTGAGTAATGTTAACGAAGCTCCAGTTGTTGAAGACCAAACTTTCATTATTGACCCAACTATTAGTCTTGATGAAAACAGTAAGCAAGCCATTGGAAAAGTTGTGGCTACAGATCCAGAAGGAGATGAGATAACCTACAGCATTATTGAGGGGAATGATAACAATTATTTTTCTATCGATGCTAATACAGGTGTCATTACAGCTAACGACATCACTCAGTTAGACTTTAATACTAATTCTAGTTATACATTGGGACTTCGGATTTCTGATATTAAGGGGATGATCAATAATAAGTTCATTACTTTAATGGGACGAACTATCGAACCTAAGAAAAATTTGAGCACGATCAGCAATTTTAGAGATTTGAATCCCAGCATTGAGTTTGGTGAGTATATTAATACTGGATTATCATTTATTAAAGATGGAGGTGATTTTTATAAATGGATTTCAGACTCAAGTGAGTCTAAAGTGGATACTAGTGGTAAAACTGTAATCACTTATAGTTTCTTTAATAATACTGAATCATATCAAGGAAACGAAAGAGTTTACGAACTAACATCAGAAACGAAGAATAATATCAGACGGATTCTCGGTCAAATAATTCCTTCTTTTATTAATGTTCAATTTGAGGAAGTTGTAGAAAATGGTAGTGGACACTATGGGCAAATCCGCTACATGGGATCAAATATGGGAGCTATCCTTTCATCTAGCCAATATGCCTATGCGAATAATCCTAATCCAAATAAGCCGCTATCTGGTGATGTGCATTTAAGTTACTGGAACGACAATAATACATCAACATCAGGATTCCAAAGTAAACCAGGGTCTGTAGGTTTTTCCGCTCTAATACATGAAACTCTTCATGCTCTTGGTTTGAACCACCCAGGGAATTACAACGGAGAACAGAAAGCCGCTGTAAGAGATAACACAGACATAGCATATGGAGATGATAATTCGACTAATACTATAATGTCGTATAACGGAGTTCGTAACAACACCACTCCCATGCCTTATGATATTAAGGCATTGCAATTTTTGTATGGTTCAAATGCACAGTATAAAAGCAATAATAATATTTATCAGTTTACAGAGGTTGATAAGTTTAAAGTGGACGGTGGGATACCATATACCGACTTATTCTTTAATACAAATTATCGTCTTAAGCAGACTATCTGGGATGCTGGTGGTATAGATACATTAGACTTTTCCGCACTTCCAAATTTAAATAGCCCTAATAATTCTAATGATTACTACTTCTTTGATTTGAAGGGACAAGGTTTGGATGGATATCCATATACAGCCGCAGGAGTAAAGAGTGGTATTATCACAACTAATAATTCCCTGACTGGCGATAGATATACCGCTTTGGGAGAGCCTTCCCCTTCTAATCACTTCACGACTAATTTTGGAACAGCGATCGCGTTTGGCGTAACATTGGAAAATGTAGAGGGTAGCGATTATAAAGACCATATTATAGGTAACAATGTAGCAAATAGATTCAATGGCAACGCAGGTGATGACACCCTGGATGGCAACGCAGGTGATGACACCCTGAATGGCGGAGAAGGTAATGACATCCTGAATGGCGGAGAAGGTAATGACACCCTGGATGGCGGAGTAGGTAATGACACCTTGAATGGCAACGCAGGTGATGACACCTTGAATGGCAACGCAGGTGATGACATCCTGAATGGCGGAGAAGGTAATGACACCCTGGATGGCGGAGAAGGTAATGACATTCTTAATGGTGATGTTGGCTTCGATGCAGCTACATATGAGAATCAGCAAAACAGCATACAACTAAGAGATAATGGAGGTGGTAATTCCACAGCGAGCTTTGCTGCCAATGGGCAAACTTATACCCATCAACTCCAATCCATAGAAAAATTTGAACTTGGTCAAGGCAATGACTACATCACAGTAGCAAATCCTAGTGATTACTTTTCCTTTGATGGTGGACCTGGTGAAGACACATTAGACTACAGCGGTTTGGTACCTGGAACAGTAAGAGTTAAAAGTGATTCCTTCAGCTTTGGTAGCAATTGGGGTAGAGTAGAAATTGGGAATGTCACTCAGTATTATTCCTCTATAGAAAAGATTATTCTCCCTAACAACACATTTACTGTTGATGAAAACAGTGAGCAAGGAAAACCAGTGGGTAGGGTTGCTCCCAGTCAAGCAAGCGATAATCTTACTTACAATATTATTCCAGGCAATAATAATAATGCTTTTGCCATCAACCAAACAACGAGTGAAATTACTGTTAGTGGCGACGCTAAGTTAAATTATGAAACCCCTTCTAAGAGCTACCAATTAAAAGTAGAAGCTAACGACAGCACCACAAATCTGAAAGTTACTGCCAACATCACTATTAATCTCCGGGATCTCAACGAAGCCCCAACAGACATTACATTGTCTAACGATGAGGTAGTTGAAAAAGTACCAGGTGCAGCCATCAGCGATGTACAAGTAAGTGATGAAGATGCCAACAGTAGCCATAGTTTTAGTGTTAGTGATAACCGCTTCGAGGTCATCGATGTCATCGATGGTTGGCTACTGAAACTCAAAGATAGTCAAAGCCTAAACTATCAGGACGGAAGTACTGTCAGCTTTTATATTGAAGCGACAGACAACGGCGGTTTGAGCTACTCAAAACGTTTCACTTTAACCGTCATCAATCAACCTGAAGATAACAATGATAGCTCATCTGAAGATGGAGGAGATGGTTTACCACCACCTCCTCCCTTCGGTTTCGGAGGAGGAGGTGGTGGTGGTGGTGGAGATCAACAGACAATTAAAAATATAGGCAAGTTCTTCGCTCTGAATGAAAACACAATCCAAAATACAGTAGTAGGTAGTGTTGGATATGGGGATAATCATATCTACAGCATCATTTTTGGGAATAATAACAATGCCTTTGCGATCAACTCCAATACTGGTCAAATCACTGTCAATGTCAACACAATGTTAGACTTTGAAACTATCCCTGCCTACCAGTTGATAGTTCAAGCTACCGACGGAACAGGAAACGTGGTTGGTCGTGGCCAAGTAATCATTAATCTCCGCAATGTCAACGAAGCACCGACCTTAAAACAGGCACTTACAGACCAAACAGCGACAGAAGATAGTGCTTTTACCTTCATCATTCCTAGCGACACCTTCAGCGATGTTGATGCGGGGGATGTTCTCACCTATTCTGCAACTTTAGAAGATGGCAATTCCTTACCAAATTGGTTAACCTTTAATGCAGCGACTCGTACCTTCAACAGTACTCCAACTAATAGCGAAGTCGGTGGAATCAGCATCAAAATAGAAGCCAAAGATAAATCAGGCTTGGTTGCTACTGACACTTTCATATTAACGGTAGCTAATACCAATGACACGCCTGTATTAAAGAATGCGATCGTTGACCAACTATTTGGTTCTAATACTCCACTCAGCTTCTCTATTCCTGAAAACACCTTTTCCGATATAGATATAGGTGACAGCCTAAGTTATACAGCTATCAAAGAAGATGGTAGTCCCTTACCCAATTGGTTAAATTTTAATCCCACTACACGCACATTTACTGGCACTCCTACACTAGCAGATGTAGGTTTATTGAACATCAAGGTAATAGTCACGGATACTAGTAGAGCAACCGCAAGTGATACTTTCGTACTTAACATTCGCAATCTCACAGGTACTCCCAATGACGATACCATCATAGGAACAGCCCATAATGACAAAATTGAGGGATTAGGTGGCAATGACACCCTCGATGGTGGTGCAGGAGTTGATACCCTCATAGGTGGCACAGGCAATGACACATATATTGTCGATACCATTACTGACACAATTACGGAAAATGCCAATGAGGGAACAGATACAATTCAATCCAGTGTCAGCTTCAGCCTAGCTGCTCTAACCAACGTTGAAAACCTCACCCTAACAGGAACAGCAGCAATTAACGGGACTGGTAACACAGGTAATAACGTTATCACAGGCAACAGTGGCAACAACACTCTCAATGGTGGTGCAGGCAATGACACCCTCGATGGTGGTGCAGGAGTTGATACCCTCATAGGTGGCACAGGCAATGACACATATATTGTCGATACCATTACTGACACAATTACGGAAAATGCCAATGAGGGAACAGATACAATTCAATCCAGTGTCAGCTTCAGCCTAGCTGCTCTAACCAACGTTGAAAACCTCACCCTAACAGGAACAGCAGCAATTAACGGGACTGGTAACACAGGTAATAACGTTATCACAGGCAACGGTGGCAACAACACTCTCAATGGTGGTGCAGGCAATGACATCCTCGATGGTGGTGCAGGAGCTGATACCCTCATAGGTGGTACAGGTGAGGATATCTACATTGTTGATACGACCACTGACACGATTACGGAAAATGCCAATGAGGGAACAGATACAATTCAATCCAGTGTCAGCTTCAGCCTAGCTGACCTAGCAAACGTCGAAAACCTCACCCTAACGGGAACAGACGCAATTAACGGTACTGGTAATGCTGGTAATAACGCCATCACTGGCAACAGTGGCAACAACACTCTTGATGGTGGTGCTGGCAATAACACCCTGAGTGGTGATGCAGGTATTGACACCCTTATAGGTGGTACAGGTGATGATGTCTATATTGTCGATACCACCACTGATACGATTACTGAAAATGCCAATGAGGGAACAGATACAATTCAATCCAGCGTCACCTTCAGCCTAGCTGACCTAGCAAACGTCGAAAACCTCACCCTAACGGGAACAGACGCAATTAACGGTACTGGTAATGCAGCTAATAACGTTATTACAGGTAATATTGCTAATAACACCCTGAGTGGTGATGCAGGTATTGACACCCTTATAGGTGGTACAGGTGATGATGTCTATATTGTCGATACCACCACTGATACGATTACTGAAAATGCCAATGAGGGAACAGATACAATTCAATCCAGCGTCACCTTCAGCCTGGCTGACCTAGCAAACGTCGAAAACCTCACCCTAACGGGAACAGACGCAATTAACGGTACTGGTAATGCTGGTAATAACGCCATCACTGGCAACAGTGGCAACAACACTCTTAATGGTGGTGCTGGCATTGATACCCTAATTGGTGGGTTAGGCAATGATATCTACATTGTCGATACCACCACAGACACGATTACCGAAAATGCAGGAGAGGGAACAGACACAATTCAATCGAGTGTCACCTTCAGCCTAGCTGCCCTAGCCAACGTCGAAAACCTGACCCTGACAGGAACAGCCGCGATTAACGCTACAGGTAATGCAGCTAATAACGTCATCACAGGTAATGCTGTTAATAATACCCTTAATGGTGGTGCTGGCATTGATACCCTGATTGGTGGGTTAGGCAATGATATCTACATTGTCGATAGCACCACAGACACCATTACCGAAAATGCGGGAGAAGGCACAGATACAATTCAATCGAGTGTCACCTTTAGCCTAGCCAACCTGCCTAACATTGAAAACCTGACATTGACAGGAACAGCCGCGATTAATGGTACAGGTAATGCTGGTAATAACATCATTACTGGCAACAGTGGCAACAACACTCTTGATGGTGGTGCTGGCATTGATACCCTAATTGGTGGGTTAGGCAATGATATCTACATTGTCGATACCACCACAGACACGATTACCGAAAATGCGGGAGAAGGCACAGATACGATTCAATCCAGTGTCACCTTTAGCCTAGCCAACCTGCCTAACATTGAAAACCTGACATTGACAGGAACAGCCGCGATTAATGGTACAGGTAATGCTGGTAATAACGCCATCACTGGCAACAGTGGCAACAACACTCTTAATGGTGGTGCTGGCATTGATACCCTAATTGGTGGGTTAGGCAATGATATCTACATTGTCGATACCACCACAGACACCATTACCGAAAATGCGGGAGAAGGCACAGATACAATTCAATCGAGTGTCACCTTTAGCCTAGCCAACCTGCCTAACATTGAAAACCTGACCCTGACAGGAACATCTGCGATTAATGGCACAGGTAATGCTGGTAATAACGCCATCACTGGCAACAGTGGCAACAACACTCTTAATGGTGGTGCTGGCATTGATACCCTGATTGGTGGGTTAGGCAATGATATCTACATTGTCGATACCACCACAGACACGATTACCGAAAATGCGGGAGAAGGCACAGATACGATTCAATCCAGTGTCACCTTTAGCCTAGCCAACCTGCCTAACATTGAAAACCTGACATTGACAGGAACAGCCGCGATTAATGGTACAGGTAATGCTGGTAATAACATCATTACTGGCAACAATGGCAACAACACTCTTAATGGTGGTGCTGGCATTGATACCCTAATTGGTGGGTTAGGCAATGATATCTACATTGTCGATACCACCACAGACACGATTACCGAAAATGCGGGAGAAGGCACAGATACGATTCAATCCAGTGTCACCTTTAGCCTAGCCAACCTGCCTAACATTGAAAACCTGACATTGACAGGAACAGCCGCGATTAATGGTACAGGTAATGCTGGTAATAACATCATTACTGGCAACAATGGTAATAACACTCTCAATGGTGGTGCTGGTGACGACACACTTTATGGTGGTGCTGGCATTAATACCCTGATTGGTGGGTTAGGTGACGATATCTATGTTGTTGATACCACCACCGATACGATTACCGAAAATGCGGGAGAAGGCACAGATACAATTCAATCCAGTGTCACCTTTAGCCTAGCCAACCTGCCTAACATTGAAAACCTGACTCTTACAGGAACAGCCGCGATTAATGGTACAGGTAGTGCTGGTAGTGACATCATTACTGGCAACAGTGGTAATAACACTCTCAATGGTGGTGCTGGCAATGATACCCTGATTGGTGGCGCTGGCGATGACATCCTGAACGGTGGAACAGGAGATAATACATATATCTTTGATGCGGACACATCACAAGGAGCAGACACAATCAATGAAACAATAATAGCCCTGAAAACAGACCATGATAGGTACGTTTCTGCTCTATCTGCTCAAGAATCGCCGTCGTACGATCTCGTAGCCGATCGCACAGAGGTACAAGGTTGGGAAAAATTCACTCTCATCAATACTGGTGATGGCAAAATAGCTCTGAAAACAGACCATGATAGGTACGTTTCTGCTCAAGAATCGCCGTCGTATGATCTCGTAGCCGATCGCACAGAGGTACAAGGTTGGGAAAAATTCACTCTCATCAATACTGGTGATGGCAAAATAGCTCTGAAAACAGACCATGATAGGTACGTTTCTGCTCAAGAATCGCCATCGTATGATCTCATAGCCGATCGCATAGAGGTACAAGGTTGGGAAAAATTCACTGTCATCGATGCTAGTAATGGCACACTAGACTTCTCTGCAACCACGACTAAAACCATCAATCTGGACCTTAGCCTTGCTGGACAACAGTCGCTCAATGAAAATCTCTCTTTGACTTTAGGCATGACTATAGGTTCGCAGACTTTCATCAATGTGGAAAATGCAATTGGCGGTAGTTTAAACGACACATTACGAGGGAATGATTTGAATAACCTTCTAAAAGGCAATGAAGGCGACGACATCCTAACCGGTGGACTTGGAAAAGATACTCTAACTGGGGGACTTGGAGCAGACCGTTTTGACTACCGCAACTTAGCTGATTCCGTTTTTAGCAACTATGACGTTATTACTGACTTCACTGCTACCGCTGGTAATGATTTATTCCTTGTTTCTACTGCACGCACCGGATTCTCTAATGCGGGAACTGTGGCAACTCTTGATACAGTCGGCATTGCAGCCGCATTAACCAACGCTAATTTTGGTTCTAACTTTGCTGCTCAATTCACCTTTGGTAGCCGTACCTTTGTCGCTATTAATGATGCTACAGCCGGCTTTAATGCCACTGCTGATGCCGTCATTGAGGTGACAGGTTTAACCGGCGCTCTAGGACTCAATAACTTTACAACTACCTTGGTGTAG